The Hemibagrus wyckioides isolate EC202008001 linkage group LG25, SWU_Hwy_1.0, whole genome shotgun sequence genome has a segment encoding these proteins:
- the prpf39 gene encoding pre-mRNA-processing factor 39 isoform X2 has protein sequence MEQSDLQLPDEAMTGMVGANASDNGDACVMEGAGDSFVPDLPNLPPDAQWTMDQVPDTFAALGNQQNPEQGQLEQYQPYLMDGHSQSAAEQKSGLSEQHDNSTYADGSQPDTNGQAAEGHLKESELSSEKQAETGSSDSPANMELEDGSKEGSEVGDASVPKPSLPSDFERLYKVVEDDPEDFNGWVYLLQYVEQENHLLASRKSFDAFFLRYPYCYGYWKKYADIEKKHGCIQEADEVYRRGLQAIPLSVDLWLHYITFLKENQDTSDGEAENRIRAAYEHAVLAAGTDFRSDRLWEAYISWETEQNKLANVTAIYDRVLGIPTQLYSQHFQRFKDHVQNSNPKHFLSEEEFVQLRLELAAANKPSGEGEEETPSEELPPGTEDLPDPAKRVTEIENMRHKVIETRQEIFNHNEHEVSKRWAFEEGIKRPYFHVKALEKTQLNNWREYLDFELENGTPERVVVLFERCLIACALYEEFWIKYAKYLESYSTEGVRHIFKKACTVHLPKKPAIHVLWAAFEEQQGNIDEARGILKSLEEAVPGLAMVRLRRVSLERRHGNLDEAEALLEDAIKNAKNTSESTFFSVKLARQFFKVRRSVGKAKKVLLEAIEKDETSPKLYLNLLELEYSGDVQQNEAEILACFDRALSSTMPLESRATFSQRKVEFLEDFGSDINVLVAAYEQHQKLMKEQESTKRKAENGSQEPDSKRQRMDDGSAASGQMMPDMQANHGGYNYNNWYQYNNWGSQNTWGQYGQYGQYNQYYPPPPT, from the exons ATGGAACAATCTG ATCTGCAACTCCCAGATGAGGCCATGACGGGGATGGTTGGTGCAAATGCCTCTGACAATGGGGATGCTTGTGTTATGGAAGGTGCGGGAGACAGTTTCGTCCCTGACCTTCCTAACCTGCCTCCTGATGCTCAGTGGACAATGGACCAAGTACCTGACACTTTTGCTGCTCTTGGAAATCAACAGAACCCAGAACAAGGCCAGCTGGAGCAGTATCAGCCGTACTTGATGGATGGGCATTCGCAGTCTGCAGCAGAGCAAAAATCGGGCCTTTCCGAACAACACGATAATTCCACGTATGCTGATGGAAGTCAGCCAGACACAAACGGACAGGCTGCAGAGGGTCATCTCAAAGAGTCTGAGTTGAGCTCAGAAAAGCAGGCTGAAACGGGCAGTTCAGACAGCCCTGCAAATATGGAGCTTGAAGATGGGTCCAAAGAGGGAAGTGAAGTAGGAGATGCCTCAGTGCCAAAACCTTCACTCCCATCTGACTTTGAGAGGCTCTATAAGGTAGTTGAGGACGATCCTGAGGACTTTAATGGCTGGGTCTACCTCCTGCAATATGTTGAACAAGAG aATCACCTGCTGGCTTCCAGAAAGTCATTTGATGCATTTTTTCTACGCTACCCCTATTGTTACGGATACTGGAAGAAATATGCAGACATAGAAAAAAAGCATGGTTGCATACAGGAGGCTGATGAG GTGTATCGCAGAGGTTTGCAGGCCATCCCACTCAGTGTTGACCTTTGGCTTCATTATATAACTTTCTTAAAGGAGAACCAAGACACTAGTGATGGAGAAGCAGAAAATCGCATACGAGC TGCCTATGAGCATGCTGTTCTTGCTGCGGGTACAGACTTCCGGTCAGACCGTCTATGGGAAGCTTATATTAGCTGGGAGACTGAGCAGAACAAGCTGGCCAATGTTACAGCAATTTATGACCGTGTCCTGGGTATTCCAACTCAGCTGTACTCCCAGCATTTCCAGAG ATTCAAGGATCATGTGCAAAACAGTAATCCCAAGCACTTCCTGTCTGAAGAAGAGTTTGTTCAGCTAAGGTTGGAACTTGCAGCTGCCAATAAGCCCagtggagagggagaggaggaaacCCCGAGTGAAGAGCTACCGCCAGGCACAGAAGACCTTCCTGACCCAGCAAAG AGAGTCACAGAGATCGAGAACATGCGACATAAGGTGATCGAGACGCGTCAAGAGATATTTAACCACAATGAACATGAAGTCAGCAAGCGTTGGGCCTTTGAAGAAGGG ATCAAGCGTCCATATTTCCACGTGAAAGCCTTGGAGAAGACTCAGCTTAACAATTGGCGGGAGTACCTGGACTTTGAGCTGGAGAATGGGACGCCGGAGCGTGTAGTGGTTCTGTTTGAGCGCTGCCTGATCGCCTGTGCCCTGTACGAGGAGTTTTGGATAAAG TATGCCAAGTACCTGGAGAGCTACAGcacagagggagtgagacacATCTTCAAGAAAGCATGCACCGTCCACCTGCCAAAGAAGCCTGCCATCCATGTTCTCTGGGCAGCCTTTGAGGAACAGCAAG ggaaCATTGATGAGGCTAGAGGCATCCTGAAAAGTCTCGAGGAGGCGGTTCCTGGGTTGGCCATGGTGAGACTACGTCGTGTGAGCCTTGAACGTCGCCATGGGAACTTGGATGAAGCGGAAGCTCTGCTGGAGGACGCCATCAAGAATGCAAAAAACACAAGTGAATCGACCTTCTTCTCTGTGAAGCTGGCTCGGCAATTCTTCAAAGTACGGAGGAGTGTTGGAAAGGCCAAAAAAGTATTGCTAGAGGCCATTGAAAAGGATGAG ACCAGTCCCAAGCTCTACCTGAACCTGCTGGAGCTGGAGTACAGTGGAGACGTGCAGCAGAACGAGGCAGAGATATTGGCATGTTTTGACCGGGCGCTCAGCAGCACCATGCCGTTAGAATCGCGCGCAACATTCTCACAGCGAAAAGTAGAGTTTCTTGAGGACTTTGGAAGCGATATAAATGT GCTTGTAGCTGCTTATGAACAGCATCAAAAACTTATGAAAGAGCAGGAGTCCACAAAGAGGAAAGCAGAAAATGG GTCACAAGAGCCAGATTCAAAGAGACAGCGCATGGATGATGGCTCAGCAGCATCTGGGCAGATGATGCCAGACATGCAAGCTAATCATGGCGGatacaactacaacaactggTATCAG
- the prpf39 gene encoding pre-mRNA-processing factor 39 isoform X1, with the protein MEQSDLQLPDEAMTGMVGANASDNGDACVMEGAGDSFVPDLPNLPPDAQWTMDQVPDTFAALGNQQNPEQGQLEQYQPYLMDGHSQSAAEQKSGLSEQHDNSTYADGSQPDTNGQAAEGHLKESELSSEKQAETGSSDSPANMELEDGSKEGSEVGDASVPKPSLPSDFERLYKVVEDDPEDFNGWVYLLQYVEQENHLLASRKSFDAFFLRYPYCYGYWKKYADIEKKHGCIQEADEVYRRGLQAIPLSVDLWLHYITFLKENQDTSDGEAENRIRAAYEHAVLAAGTDFRSDRLWEAYISWETEQNKLANVTAIYDRVLGIPTQLYSQHFQRFKDHVQNSNPKHFLSEEEFVQLRLELAAANKPSGEGEEETPSEELPPGTEDLPDPAKRVTEIENMRHKVIETRQEIFNHNEHEVSKRWAFEEGIKRPYFHVKALEKTQLNNWREYLDFELENGTPERVVVLFERCLIACALYEEFWIKYAKYLESYSTEGVRHIFKKACTVHLPKKPAIHVLWAAFEEQQGNIDEARGILKSLEEAVPGLAMVRLRRVSLERRHGNLDEAEALLEDAIKNAKNTSESTFFSVKLARQFFKVRRSVGKAKKVLLEAIEKDETSPKLYLNLLELEYSGDVQQNEAEILACFDRALSSTMPLESRATFSQRKVEFLEDFGSDINVLVAAYEQHQKLMKEQESTKRKAENGSQEPDSKRQRMDDGSAASGQMMPDMQANHGGYNYNNWYQQYNNWGSQNTWGQYGQYGQYNQYYPPPPT; encoded by the exons ATGGAACAATCTG ATCTGCAACTCCCAGATGAGGCCATGACGGGGATGGTTGGTGCAAATGCCTCTGACAATGGGGATGCTTGTGTTATGGAAGGTGCGGGAGACAGTTTCGTCCCTGACCTTCCTAACCTGCCTCCTGATGCTCAGTGGACAATGGACCAAGTACCTGACACTTTTGCTGCTCTTGGAAATCAACAGAACCCAGAACAAGGCCAGCTGGAGCAGTATCAGCCGTACTTGATGGATGGGCATTCGCAGTCTGCAGCAGAGCAAAAATCGGGCCTTTCCGAACAACACGATAATTCCACGTATGCTGATGGAAGTCAGCCAGACACAAACGGACAGGCTGCAGAGGGTCATCTCAAAGAGTCTGAGTTGAGCTCAGAAAAGCAGGCTGAAACGGGCAGTTCAGACAGCCCTGCAAATATGGAGCTTGAAGATGGGTCCAAAGAGGGAAGTGAAGTAGGAGATGCCTCAGTGCCAAAACCTTCACTCCCATCTGACTTTGAGAGGCTCTATAAGGTAGTTGAGGACGATCCTGAGGACTTTAATGGCTGGGTCTACCTCCTGCAATATGTTGAACAAGAG aATCACCTGCTGGCTTCCAGAAAGTCATTTGATGCATTTTTTCTACGCTACCCCTATTGTTACGGATACTGGAAGAAATATGCAGACATAGAAAAAAAGCATGGTTGCATACAGGAGGCTGATGAG GTGTATCGCAGAGGTTTGCAGGCCATCCCACTCAGTGTTGACCTTTGGCTTCATTATATAACTTTCTTAAAGGAGAACCAAGACACTAGTGATGGAGAAGCAGAAAATCGCATACGAGC TGCCTATGAGCATGCTGTTCTTGCTGCGGGTACAGACTTCCGGTCAGACCGTCTATGGGAAGCTTATATTAGCTGGGAGACTGAGCAGAACAAGCTGGCCAATGTTACAGCAATTTATGACCGTGTCCTGGGTATTCCAACTCAGCTGTACTCCCAGCATTTCCAGAG ATTCAAGGATCATGTGCAAAACAGTAATCCCAAGCACTTCCTGTCTGAAGAAGAGTTTGTTCAGCTAAGGTTGGAACTTGCAGCTGCCAATAAGCCCagtggagagggagaggaggaaacCCCGAGTGAAGAGCTACCGCCAGGCACAGAAGACCTTCCTGACCCAGCAAAG AGAGTCACAGAGATCGAGAACATGCGACATAAGGTGATCGAGACGCGTCAAGAGATATTTAACCACAATGAACATGAAGTCAGCAAGCGTTGGGCCTTTGAAGAAGGG ATCAAGCGTCCATATTTCCACGTGAAAGCCTTGGAGAAGACTCAGCTTAACAATTGGCGGGAGTACCTGGACTTTGAGCTGGAGAATGGGACGCCGGAGCGTGTAGTGGTTCTGTTTGAGCGCTGCCTGATCGCCTGTGCCCTGTACGAGGAGTTTTGGATAAAG TATGCCAAGTACCTGGAGAGCTACAGcacagagggagtgagacacATCTTCAAGAAAGCATGCACCGTCCACCTGCCAAAGAAGCCTGCCATCCATGTTCTCTGGGCAGCCTTTGAGGAACAGCAAG ggaaCATTGATGAGGCTAGAGGCATCCTGAAAAGTCTCGAGGAGGCGGTTCCTGGGTTGGCCATGGTGAGACTACGTCGTGTGAGCCTTGAACGTCGCCATGGGAACTTGGATGAAGCGGAAGCTCTGCTGGAGGACGCCATCAAGAATGCAAAAAACACAAGTGAATCGACCTTCTTCTCTGTGAAGCTGGCTCGGCAATTCTTCAAAGTACGGAGGAGTGTTGGAAAGGCCAAAAAAGTATTGCTAGAGGCCATTGAAAAGGATGAG ACCAGTCCCAAGCTCTACCTGAACCTGCTGGAGCTGGAGTACAGTGGAGACGTGCAGCAGAACGAGGCAGAGATATTGGCATGTTTTGACCGGGCGCTCAGCAGCACCATGCCGTTAGAATCGCGCGCAACATTCTCACAGCGAAAAGTAGAGTTTCTTGAGGACTTTGGAAGCGATATAAATGT GCTTGTAGCTGCTTATGAACAGCATCAAAAACTTATGAAAGAGCAGGAGTCCACAAAGAGGAAAGCAGAAAATGG GTCACAAGAGCCAGATTCAAAGAGACAGCGCATGGATGATGGCTCAGCAGCATCTGGGCAGATGATGCCAGACATGCAAGCTAATCATGGCGGatacaactacaacaactggTATCAG
- the arf6a gene encoding ADP-ribosylation factor 6a, producing MGKMLSKIFGNKEMRILMLGLDAAGKTTILYKLKLGQSVTTIPTVGFNVETVTYKNVKFNVWDVGGQDKIRPLWRHYYTGTQGLIFVVDCADRDRIDEARQELHRIINDREMRDAIILIFANKQDLPDAMKPHEIQEKLGLTRIRDRNWYVQPSCATTGDGLYEGLTWLTSNYKS from the coding sequence ATGGGGAAAATGCTTTCAAAGATCTTTGGAAACAAGGAGATGAGAATATTGATGCTTGGACTTGACGCGGCCGGTAAGACGACCATCCTTTACAAACTCAAACTGGGACAGTCGGTCACCACCATTCCAACTGTGGGCTTCAACGTGGAAACCGTCACGTATAAGAATGTGAAGTTTAACGTGTGGGACGTGGGAGGGCAGGACAAGATCAGACCACTTTGGCGGCACTACTACACAGGCACACAGGGGCTCATCTTTGTGGTGGACTGTGCTGACAGAGATCGCATCGATGAGGCCAGACAGGAGCTGCACCGCATCATCAATGACCGTGAGATGAGGGACGCCATCATCTTGATATTTGCCAACAAGCAAGATCTGCCAGACGCAATGAAACCACACGAGATCCAAGAGAAGCTCGGCTTGACCCGTATCCGAGACAGGAATTGGTACGTGCAGCCCTCGTGTGCTACCACAGGTGACGGACTATACGAGGGCCTGACCTGGCTCACTTCAAATTATAAATCTTAA